The following are encoded together in the Proteiniphilum saccharofermentans genome:
- the xseA gene encoding exodeoxyribonuclease VII large subunit, whose protein sequence is MNESSLTLSELNRQVKDAIRDHLPGTYWMRAETSDVRRNRNGHCYLEFIEKDAVTQSIIAKARGVIWANVFQMLSAYFEDETGQQFTSGISVLVRVSVEFHELYGYSLTVVDIDPSFTLGEIARNRQLILKQLEQEGVLTLNRELELPELANRIAVISSPTAAGYEDFCDQLANNPGGLVFYTRLFPAIMQGDRSEASIIAALEKVFQYRDLFDAVAIIRGGGASSDLSCFDSYLLATNVAQFPLPVISGIGHERDITVLDIVAHTRAKTPTAVAEFFIARLNRVATELLDLEERIVSESESRLLKEQTDLFSLSKELVHQSSLMIQREVSVIQQLSGKMKYGVKHLLQHQSHLLENREQFIQMVSPVNILKRGYTLTLKNGRIVTSLNDLSVEDVIETRFRDGFSTSVITQVVPRKPHEKD, encoded by the coding sequence ATGAACGAATCTTCTCTTACATTATCTGAACTCAACCGTCAGGTGAAGGATGCTATCCGCGATCATCTGCCGGGAACCTACTGGATGCGGGCGGAGACAAGTGATGTGCGCCGTAACCGCAACGGGCATTGTTATCTCGAATTTATAGAAAAAGATGCTGTAACACAATCCATCATTGCAAAAGCAAGGGGGGTGATCTGGGCGAACGTCTTCCAGATGCTGTCTGCCTATTTCGAAGATGAGACCGGTCAGCAGTTCACGTCGGGGATCAGTGTATTGGTGCGTGTTTCGGTTGAGTTCCATGAACTTTACGGGTATTCACTTACCGTAGTAGATATCGATCCTTCATTCACCCTCGGAGAAATAGCACGTAACAGGCAACTCATATTAAAGCAACTGGAGCAAGAAGGGGTTTTAACACTTAACAGGGAGTTGGAGTTACCGGAATTGGCAAACCGGATCGCGGTCATTTCGTCGCCTACTGCCGCAGGTTATGAGGATTTTTGTGATCAGTTGGCAAACAATCCGGGGGGACTAGTTTTCTATACCAGATTGTTCCCGGCGATTATGCAGGGCGACAGGAGCGAGGCTTCTATTATAGCAGCCCTGGAAAAAGTCTTTCAATACAGGGATTTGTTCGATGCAGTGGCCATTATCCGGGGTGGGGGTGCGTCGTCAGACCTGAGCTGTTTCGACTCTTACCTTCTGGCGACCAACGTAGCGCAGTTCCCTCTTCCGGTGATAAGCGGTATAGGCCATGAACGGGATATCACTGTATTGGATATAGTGGCGCATACCCGTGCGAAGACGCCCACAGCGGTAGCCGAGTTTTTTATAGCTCGTCTGAACCGTGTGGCGACAGAACTTCTCGACCTGGAAGAGAGGATAGTATCTGAAAGTGAATCGAGGTTATTGAAAGAGCAAACGGATCTTTTTTCGTTGTCCAAAGAACTGGTGCATCAATCCTCCCTTATGATACAAAGAGAAGTATCTGTAATACAGCAGCTTTCAGGAAAGATGAAATATGGGGTGAAGCACTTGTTGCAGCATCAATCCCATCTGTTGGAAAACAGGGAGCAATTCATTCAGATGGTTTCTCCCGTGAATATCCTCAAACGCGGCTATACCCTCACACTAAAGAACGGAAGAATTGTGACTTCGTTGAATGACCTCTCCGTGGAAGATGTTATAGAAACCCGTTTTAGGGATGGTTTTTCTACCTCTGTTATCACGCAGGTTGTTCCCCGGAAGCCTCATGAGAAAGATTGA
- a CDS encoding S8 family serine peptidase, with protein sequence MRYLFLFFLSLFTLLASGQTPYHPQYYKFRVYLKDKGNIPHSPDKPETFLSRRAIERKKKEKVAIDKSDLPISSDYFTLVEKAGGKVITYSKWFSTLVVEVSDSVRIGNIESLSFVDSVKYIWRGTGLPAGERARPRLLPVDCDEYVVADTEYGVTDAQFRMHNAVVMADAGFKGKDMLVGVIDAGFTNFDVIPRFESVRLGGYMDFVPSGSIFASSDHGTKVLSTMATDLPGVMMGSAPQATYWLLRSEDTTSEFPVEEDYWVRAVEFADSLGVDIINTSLGYNSFDDKLLNYTHAELDGSVSIMSQAADIAYEKGILIVVSAGNEGNKSWQKITPPADAKNVLAVGAVGTDSIIASFSSHGLTADNRIKPDLVSVGRETITIGRDGAIVHTNGTSLSSPFLTGLITSLWSVNPALHRSELIDIVKRSSDRYLTPDSIYGHGIPDFHRAMKEVLGKLEIYPQKVADNGWDIRPELSGNYVVSLSDPVFSPSSYSFRVLDESGYLISAHRFKDENTLLVPLQEGILKNNRFLYFVTEEPFKQRIYKVEI encoded by the coding sequence ATGAGGTATTTGTTCCTGTTTTTTTTATCCCTTTTTACACTCCTCGCTTCCGGGCAGACGCCGTACCATCCGCAATATTATAAATTCCGTGTCTATCTGAAAGACAAAGGAAATATTCCCCATTCCCCCGATAAGCCTGAAACCTTTCTCTCCCGACGCGCAATCGAAAGGAAAAAGAAAGAAAAAGTGGCGATTGATAAGTCGGATCTGCCTATCTCATCCGACTATTTTACACTGGTAGAGAAAGCCGGTGGAAAAGTTATCACATATAGTAAGTGGTTCAGTACCCTTGTAGTGGAGGTTAGCGACAGTGTTAGGATCGGAAATATCGAGTCTCTCTCGTTTGTCGATTCGGTGAAATATATCTGGCGGGGAACCGGTTTGCCTGCCGGAGAAAGGGCTCGTCCCCGTTTGTTGCCGGTGGATTGTGATGAATATGTGGTGGCTGATACCGAATATGGGGTTACCGATGCACAGTTCAGGATGCATAATGCTGTTGTAATGGCCGACGCCGGATTTAAAGGTAAAGATATGCTGGTAGGTGTGATCGATGCGGGATTTACCAATTTTGATGTGATCCCTCGCTTTGAGTCAGTCAGGTTGGGAGGTTATATGGATTTTGTGCCATCCGGAAGTATATTTGCCTCCAGTGACCATGGTACCAAAGTGTTATCCACAATGGCGACCGATCTGCCGGGAGTAATGATGGGTTCTGCACCGCAAGCGACCTATTGGTTGCTGCGGTCTGAGGATACTACGAGTGAGTTCCCGGTAGAGGAGGATTATTGGGTGCGTGCTGTTGAATTTGCGGACAGCCTGGGAGTGGATATTATCAATACATCACTGGGATACAATTCTTTTGACGACAAGTTATTAAATTATACGCATGCCGAACTGGATGGAAGTGTGTCGATTATGTCGCAGGCTGCCGATATAGCCTACGAAAAAGGAATATTAATAGTAGTAAGCGCCGGCAACGAAGGAAATAAGTCATGGCAAAAGATTACCCCGCCGGCTGATGCAAAAAATGTACTCGCAGTGGGAGCTGTAGGTACGGACAGTATTATTGCCTCTTTCAGTTCCCACGGGTTGACGGCTGATAACCGTATCAAGCCGGATCTGGTTTCCGTGGGGAGAGAAACCATTACCATTGGCCGGGATGGGGCAATAGTACACACGAACGGTACTTCCCTCTCATCTCCTTTTTTGACCGGGCTGATAACATCACTATGGTCGGTGAACCCTGCCCTGCACCGTTCGGAGTTGATAGATATTGTGAAGCGCTCCTCCGACAGGTATCTCACCCCTGATTCCATATATGGACATGGCATTCCTGATTTTCATCGGGCAATGAAAGAGGTATTGGGGAAATTGGAGATCTATCCCCAGAAAGTGGCCGACAACGGATGGGATATTCGTCCGGAGTTATCCGGCAATTATGTAGTGAGTCTGTCTGATCCGGTGTTTTCACCTTCTTCCTACTCCTTCAGGGTTCTCGATGAATCGGGCTATTTGATTTCTGCACATAGATTCAAAGATGAGAATACACTCCTTGTTCCACTTCAGGAAGGGATTCTCAAAAATAACCGATTCCTCTATTTCGTGACGGAAGAGCCGTTTAAGCAACGTATATATAAGGTGGAGATCTGA
- a CDS encoding DUF3309 family protein, with protein MSRKIKRHILFPMVLLAYFAIMAVMAYPRYKASGNWSEYFGIIGICLLMVILLFFILKRRQKIRDRFSSKKDLNQ; from the coding sequence ATGAGCCGAAAGATTAAAAGACATATACTCTTCCCGATGGTCTTGCTGGCCTATTTTGCCATTATGGCCGTGATGGCTTATCCCCGATATAAGGCATCCGGAAACTGGAGCGAGTACTTCGGGATTATCGGGATCTGTTTGTTGATGGTAATACTGCTCTTCTTTATCCTTAAGAGGAGACAAAAAATAAGAGATCGATTCTCCTCCAAAAAAGATTTGAATCAATGA
- a CDS encoding flavodoxin domain-containing protein — protein sequence MDNTLIVFASNHGTVEKCVRELFRRIDGKVDICNLNRRDFLPDLSGYEAVIVGGSIHSGKIQQEISSFCNDNLELLATKRLGLFINCIYSGERAQQQLDDAFPEILNHKAVVRDYFGGEIDKLKLSFWERVVTSRMIEKGDLVVAISKEKIERFANVMSSVNEPKD from the coding sequence ATGGACAATACGCTGATTGTCTTTGCATCCAATCACGGCACGGTAGAAAAATGTGTACGGGAGTTGTTTAGGCGGATAGACGGTAAGGTGGATATCTGTAACCTGAACAGAAGGGATTTTCTGCCCGATCTCTCAGGCTATGAAGCCGTCATCGTGGGAGGATCCATCCATAGTGGAAAGATACAACAAGAGATATCATCTTTTTGCAACGACAATCTTGAATTACTCGCCACAAAACGGCTCGGCCTGTTTATCAACTGCATCTATTCGGGTGAGAGAGCACAACAGCAACTCGATGACGCTTTCCCGGAAATCCTTAACCATAAAGCTGTAGTACGCGATTACTTTGGTGGAGAGATTGACAAATTGAAACTGAGTTTCTGGGAACGTGTAGTCACTAGCCGGATGATAGAGAAGGGAGACCTGGTCGTTGCGATCTCGAAAGAGAAAATTGAACGTTTTGCGAATGTAATGTCGTCAGTCAATGAGCCGAAAGATTAA
- a CDS encoding aminoacyl-histidine dipeptidase yields the protein MAAVEILNLDPQRVWKHFYSLTQIPRPTGQMEEVTRFVTDFGKSLNLETKQDGVGNVVIRKPASKGYESSKGVILQSHLDMVPQKNAGVEHDFTTDPIETYIDGEWVKARSTTLGSDNGIGCAMMMAVLEDDSLQHPPLEALFTIDEEVGMDGANGLEKGFLEGSIMLNLDTEEDGELCIGCAGGRDVNVSFRFQPDKEVEEGDVAYKVSLQGLKGGHSGVQIHLGRANANKLMNRFLKDVVANYEARIASIQGGSLRNAIPRESFVVLTIPGQLSDDLIDLVGEYEELFREDFAGIEENISFKAEKIDMPEALFPEEVQDDIINAVEACPNGVVSYLADFPGVVESSLNLALVHSSGDSVDIKLLVRSSSESRKDWICSSVESLFHLAGAKVDFGGDYPGWQPNAGSELLHTMEKIYLEKYGERPKVVVIHAGLECGIIQSNVEQKLDIVSFGPTITGAHSPDEAVQISTVGKCYDYLVETLENLK from the coding sequence ATGGCTGCAGTAGAAATTTTGAATTTAGACCCGCAAAGAGTTTGGAAACATTTTTATTCACTTACACAGATACCCCGTCCCACCGGACAGATGGAAGAGGTGACCCGTTTCGTGACGGATTTTGGGAAATCGCTCAATTTGGAAACAAAACAGGATGGCGTGGGTAATGTGGTGATAAGAAAACCGGCTTCAAAAGGGTATGAAAGTAGTAAAGGAGTGATCCTGCAATCACACCTTGATATGGTACCTCAAAAAAATGCGGGTGTGGAACATGATTTTACTACAGATCCCATAGAAACATATATCGACGGAGAATGGGTAAAAGCCCGTTCTACTACGTTGGGTTCCGACAACGGCATCGGTTGTGCCATGATGATGGCTGTGCTGGAAGATGATTCCCTGCAGCATCCTCCGCTTGAAGCACTTTTTACTATCGACGAGGAAGTCGGGATGGATGGTGCGAATGGTCTGGAGAAAGGATTCCTGGAAGGTTCAATAATGCTCAACCTCGACACCGAAGAGGATGGTGAACTCTGTATCGGCTGTGCCGGAGGCAGGGATGTGAATGTCTCCTTCCGTTTTCAACCCGATAAAGAGGTTGAAGAAGGTGATGTGGCCTATAAAGTGAGTTTGCAGGGATTGAAGGGAGGACACTCCGGAGTACAGATACATCTGGGACGTGCCAATGCCAACAAACTGATGAACCGATTCCTGAAAGATGTCGTGGCCAATTACGAAGCCCGTATTGCCAGCATACAGGGTGGGTCGCTGCGTAACGCTATCCCACGTGAATCATTTGTGGTACTGACTATCCCCGGGCAGCTTTCCGACGACCTGATCGATCTGGTGGGTGAATATGAGGAACTCTTCAGGGAAGACTTTGCCGGTATTGAAGAGAATATCTCATTCAAAGCCGAGAAGATCGATATGCCTGAAGCCCTCTTCCCCGAAGAGGTGCAGGATGATATTATTAATGCGGTAGAAGCTTGTCCTAATGGTGTGGTCAGCTATCTGGCCGATTTTCCGGGGGTAGTGGAGAGTTCGCTGAACCTTGCACTAGTCCACTCTTCAGGTGATAGTGTCGATATAAAATTGTTGGTGCGTAGCTCTTCTGAAAGCCGTAAGGATTGGATCTGCTCTTCAGTAGAGAGCCTTTTCCATCTGGCCGGAGCAAAAGTTGATTTCGGTGGTGATTATCCGGGTTGGCAGCCTAATGCCGGTTCCGAATTGCTGCACACCATGGAGAAGATCTATCTGGAGAAATATGGTGAAAGACCTAAAGTGGTAGTGATCCATGCCGGACTGGAATGCGGTATCATCCAGTCGAACGTGGAACAAAAATTGGATATTGTCTCTTTCGGGCCGACTATCACCGGGGCGCACTCGCCCGATGAAGCGGTTCAGATATCTACTGTGGGGAAATGCTACGATTATCTTGTTGAAACGTTGGAGAATTTGAAATAG
- a CDS encoding lysylphosphatidylglycerol synthase transmembrane domain-containing protein, with protein sequence MKINKDSFKSLLKILFSLSLGLLIFWAMYRNTDIKELWAIIKSANIGIIILSLIFGLIGNTIRGLRWELFLHSLGYHPPRASIIYATWGNFAVNFVLPRAGDVWRCGVVSRYDKIPFSKTLETFLIDKMMEVVTGLVIIFVSVLLYIDFFVSYLRDNPQFAEGFTNLFASAWIYMGLAVVVLFIVLMLTVFRKTALMVKIDKFISTLKYDLKLIMQMKEKKRIIIYTILVWLCFYLYFYICFYAFDFTKDLGPLAGLIVFAMTIIGISVPVQGGIGPWHFTVISSLLILGVAENHALAFAGAVFTVQSVWQILYGLFGVLAMPYVKREQKL encoded by the coding sequence GTGAAAATAAATAAGGATTCGTTCAAGAGCCTGTTAAAGATACTGTTTTCCTTGTCGCTCGGATTACTGATTTTTTGGGCGATGTATAGGAATACTGATATAAAGGAGTTATGGGCCATTATTAAATCGGCCAATATAGGTATCATTATACTCTCACTTATCTTTGGCCTGATAGGTAACACCATCAGGGGTTTGAGGTGGGAGTTGTTTTTGCATTCGCTCGGGTATCATCCCCCCAGGGCCAGTATAATCTATGCTACGTGGGGGAATTTTGCCGTCAACTTTGTATTGCCTCGGGCAGGAGATGTGTGGCGTTGCGGTGTGGTGAGCCGGTACGATAAGATCCCTTTCTCCAAAACTCTTGAGACCTTTTTGATCGATAAGATGATGGAGGTGGTCACGGGACTGGTTATTATTTTTGTCAGCGTATTGCTCTATATCGATTTCTTTGTCTCCTATCTGCGTGATAACCCCCAGTTTGCCGAAGGTTTTACAAATCTGTTTGCTTCAGCCTGGATCTATATGGGGTTGGCTGTTGTAGTGCTGTTTATAGTGCTTATGCTTACGGTTTTCAGGAAAACCGCACTAATGGTGAAGATTGATAAATTCATTAGTACGCTTAAGTATGATCTGAAACTGATCATGCAGATGAAAGAGAAAAAACGTATAATAATTTACACGATACTGGTCTGGTTATGTTTTTATTTGTATTTTTACATTTGCTTTTATGCGTTTGATTTCACGAAAGATCTTGGCCCTTTGGCCGGTTTGATCGTCTTCGCAATGACTATTATCGGTATTTCTGTCCCTGTACAGGGTGGAATAGGGCCGTGGCACTTTACAGTAATCTCTTCTCTCCTTATCCTGGGAGTGGCAGAGAATCATGCACTTGCGTTTGCCGGAGCAGTGTTTACCGTCCAATCGGTATGGCAGATACTCTACGGACTTTTTGGCGTACTCGCCATGCCGTATGTGAAAAGAGAACAAAAATTATAA
- the rsmA gene encoding 16S rRNA (adenine(1518)-N(6)/adenine(1519)-N(6))-dimethyltransferase RsmA, giving the protein MFPVKAKKNLGQHFLKDKEIARRIAATLDQFPSLPVLEVGPGTGVLTEFLLENRRELTVIEIDRESVAYLKEHYPTLNGKILEQDFLRMDFANHFDTPFCIIGNYPYHISSQIFFKVLDNKDSVPCCSGMIQKEVAERMVASPGSKTYGILTVLLQAWYDIEYLFTVSEQAFVPPPKVKSAVIRLTRNKRKRLNCNEKLFKMVVKTGFNQRRKMLRNSVKSLLSGEDPLPDDPMLMKRPEQLSIEQFEELTNLLEPFISRAQPEEK; this is encoded by the coding sequence ATGTTTCCGGTAAAAGCAAAAAAAAACCTGGGCCAGCATTTCCTTAAAGACAAGGAAATAGCGCGCCGTATCGCAGCCACCCTCGATCAGTTTCCCTCGCTACCTGTGTTGGAGGTGGGGCCGGGGACAGGTGTGCTTACGGAATTCCTGCTGGAGAACCGGAGAGAACTTACCGTGATAGAGATCGACCGCGAATCGGTCGCCTACCTCAAAGAGCATTATCCTACACTGAATGGTAAAATTCTGGAGCAGGATTTTCTGCGGATGGATTTTGCCAACCACTTCGACACCCCTTTCTGCATTATTGGCAATTATCCCTATCATATCTCATCACAGATTTTCTTTAAAGTGCTCGATAACAAGGACTCCGTCCCTTGTTGTTCGGGTATGATTCAAAAGGAGGTTGCGGAACGCATGGTCGCTTCACCGGGCAGCAAAACTTATGGTATTCTCACTGTCTTGCTGCAGGCATGGTACGATATAGAGTACCTTTTCACGGTGAGTGAACAGGCATTTGTTCCTCCGCCCAAGGTCAAATCGGCAGTTATACGGCTTACCCGTAACAAGCGAAAGCGGCTCAACTGCAATGAAAAGTTATTCAAAATGGTAGTGAAGACAGGATTCAACCAGCGGCGAAAGATGCTCCGCAACTCAGTCAAGTCACTACTGTCCGGAGAGGATCCTTTGCCCGACGACCCGATGCTCATGAAACGACCGGAGCAACTGTCGATCGAGCAATTCGAAGAGCTGACCAATTTACTGGAACCGTTCATCAGCCGAGCCCAACCGGAAGAGAAATAG
- the corA gene encoding magnesium/cobalt transporter CorA: MAEVKLFYHKDGIVRLSRSLDFLKSNPIGNFLWIDLNDVDEEVENELEDFLKIYIQEEEEMIEIEMSSRYIETNDTLVVNSNFLLSNFETDPVSFILKNNILVTVRSQELISFHETVKKISANPRNYPTGAHVLVALLETRVEFDADMIENMTQKITQLSNTLTLQEADEELLSEIKNLQEKTMMLRENIIDKQRTVSSMLRSEFIPAELQPKLTIIIKDINSLVEHIKFSFDRLDYLQDTFLGYVNIEQNKIIKIFTIFNVIFLPPTLVASIYGMNFTNMPEYEWVLGYPFSIALMVLPVVGLLIFFKKKKWL; the protein is encoded by the coding sequence ATGGCGGAAGTAAAACTTTTTTATCATAAAGACGGCATCGTGAGATTGAGCCGCAGCCTCGATTTCCTAAAGTCAAACCCAATCGGCAATTTTTTATGGATCGACCTCAACGACGTGGATGAGGAGGTTGAAAACGAACTCGAGGATTTTCTCAAGATATATATCCAGGAAGAGGAAGAGATGATTGAGATCGAGATGTCGTCGCGTTACATTGAAACCAACGACACGCTAGTCGTCAACTCCAATTTCCTGTTGTCTAATTTCGAAACCGACCCCGTATCATTTATCCTCAAAAACAACATTCTGGTAACTGTCAGGAGTCAAGAGCTGATCTCTTTCCACGAGACGGTAAAGAAGATATCGGCCAACCCGCGGAACTACCCCACCGGAGCACATGTGCTGGTGGCGCTCCTGGAAACCCGCGTGGAATTCGATGCCGACATGATTGAGAATATGACCCAGAAGATTACCCAGTTGAGTAATACGCTTACCTTACAAGAAGCCGATGAGGAGTTACTGTCGGAAATCAAGAACCTGCAGGAAAAGACAATGATGCTCCGCGAAAATATCATCGACAAGCAACGTACCGTATCCAGCATGTTGCGGAGTGAATTTATCCCGGCCGAACTGCAACCCAAGCTCACCATTATCATCAAGGACATCAACTCGCTGGTAGAGCATATCAAGTTCAGTTTCGACCGCCTCGACTATCTGCAGGACACCTTCCTCGGGTATGTAAACATCGAACAGAACAAAATCATCAAGATATTCACCATCTTTAATGTCATCTTTCTGCCGCCGACGCTTGTTGCCAGTATTTACGGAATGAATTTTACCAATATGCCCGAGTATGAGTGGGTACTAGGTTATCCTTTTTCCATTGCGCTGATGGTTCTTCCGGTAGTGGGTCTGCTGATTTTCTTTAAAAAGAAGAAGTGGTTATAA
- a CDS encoding GNAT family N-acetyltransferase, producing MIQFADETIRPQVREIWKTVFGDPDNYMDVYFRHKYRDENTLVYVVEGKAIASLQMLPYLFTFCGTEIPILYIAGVSTLPEYRRRGYINQLLVRSFEEAARRDISLMLLVPQEEWLLEFYDRYGFAQTFDAGITELPSLKALVEKYPGDLHAAFREFDTLFRRKDMTVQKSFDDFRAIVEEAALYDFPPVKNLMGMARVIDAEKIVRLFSERHSRNSFSITVNDELLKENNTLFTIENGKVKRGAPIVEPLLTIDIRELAQLLLGYHTSKKEEPFNKLFPEKQPQMHFMLE from the coding sequence ATGATCCAATTTGCCGACGAAACGATAAGGCCACAGGTCCGGGAGATATGGAAGACCGTCTTCGGCGATCCTGACAACTATATGGATGTCTATTTTCGACACAAGTACCGTGACGAAAACACCCTGGTATACGTGGTAGAGGGTAAAGCTATCGCATCACTGCAGATGTTGCCTTATCTTTTTACCTTTTGTGGAACGGAAATTCCCATCCTTTATATTGCCGGTGTTTCTACTCTTCCGGAATATCGAAGGAGGGGATATATAAATCAACTGCTGGTCAGAAGTTTTGAAGAGGCGGCCCGTAGAGATATATCGTTGATGCTGCTCGTTCCGCAGGAGGAGTGGTTGCTGGAATTTTATGACCGGTATGGTTTCGCACAAACATTTGATGCCGGAATAACGGAGTTACCTTCATTGAAGGCGTTAGTGGAAAAATATCCCGGCGACCTGCATGCGGCCTTCCGGGAATTCGATACCCTGTTCAGGCGGAAAGATATGACCGTACAGAAATCATTCGATGATTTCCGTGCTATCGTGGAGGAAGCGGCACTTTATGATTTTCCACCTGTGAAGAATTTAATGGGGATGGCGCGTGTGATTGATGCGGAAAAAATAGTTCGTCTTTTTTCTGAACGCCACAGCCGGAATTCTTTTTCAATTACGGTTAATGACGAGCTATTAAAAGAAAATAATACCCTATTCACGATTGAAAACGGAAAAGTGAAGAGGGGGGCTCCTATCGTTGAACCTCTACTTACAATTGATATAAGGGAGTTGGCTCAGTTACTACTTGGATACCATACCTCAAAAAAAGAAGAACCCTTTAACAAACTCTTCCCCGAAAAACAACCCCAAATGCATTTTATGTTGGAGTAA
- a CDS encoding DUF2156 domain-containing protein translates to MLTFKSLELKDKDIINSYLRHQNYRASDLCFTNLYCWGKKFDTQFAITCDWLFIRFKDNNVRNSYLKPVGRGNLKEAIDLILEDHSSYSTPFQMRGLTEEMIGEIEAVMPGQFDYKLNRSVSDYIYTTEKLIHLKGKKLQSKRNHINRFKRENVWKYHSLTGNPALVEECKNMLDKWMEMNKEEKDPSLIYDDYATTLMLDNFEYFGLKGGLICVDNEIAAFTIGEPLTEDTIVVHVEKAFTAIHGAYTIINQQFVENEASQFLYVNREEDMGIENLRQAKLSYHPDILLEKYNARFK, encoded by the coding sequence ATGCTGACATTTAAATCGCTTGAATTAAAAGACAAAGATATCATCAATTCCTATCTGCGGCATCAAAACTATAGGGCTTCAGACCTTTGTTTTACCAATTTGTATTGCTGGGGAAAAAAATTCGATACGCAATTTGCGATAACGTGCGATTGGTTGTTTATCAGGTTTAAAGATAATAATGTCCGGAATTCCTATCTTAAACCGGTAGGGAGAGGCAACCTGAAAGAGGCTATTGATCTCATCCTGGAAGATCATTCGTCATACAGCACCCCTTTTCAGATGAGAGGGTTGACAGAAGAGATGATCGGCGAGATTGAGGCAGTGATGCCCGGTCAGTTCGACTACAAACTCAACAGGTCGGTCTCTGACTATATCTATACGACCGAAAAACTGATTCATTTGAAAGGCAAGAAACTGCAGAGTAAACGAAATCATATCAACCGGTTCAAACGGGAGAATGTCTGGAAATACCATTCTCTAACCGGCAACCCGGCATTGGTGGAAGAGTGTAAGAATATGCTCGACAAGTGGATGGAAATGAATAAGGAGGAGAAAGACCCCTCGCTGATTTATGATGATTATGCCACTACCCTGATGCTTGATAATTTTGAATACTTTGGTTTGAAAGGTGGGTTGATTTGTGTGGATAACGAGATTGCCGCTTTCACTATAGGCGAACCACTTACCGAAGATACTATCGTGGTGCATGTGGAAAAAGCGTTTACCGCCATTCATGGTGCCTATACCATCATCAACCAGCAGTTTGTAGAAAACGAGGCATCTCAGTTTCTTTATGTGAACAGGGAAGAGGATATGGGGATAGAGAATCTCCGACAGGCCAAGCTCTCTTACCACCCTGATATCCTGCTCGAAAAATACAACGCGAGATTTAAATAA